From Zea mays cultivar B73 chromosome 3, Zm-B73-REFERENCE-NAM-5.0, whole genome shotgun sequence:
GAGCACTATTCGACGCTGTTTGTTACTGCTGTCCAGGCGGCAGTTGTTATTCGACGATGCAGGATTGCGCACCAGCTTGCCGCTGCGACAAGCTTTCGCACGCCCCACTAAATGTAAGGGATCATGAATCGGTCCTGTGATTTATTGCAAAGAAATAAATGAAAAAAGCGGTGGCATTTGTTGATGTTTGATATAAATATAAATGGACCAGCGTCTCGTCCGGGTCTGCGAGAA
This genomic window contains:
- the LOC103650252 gene encoding uncharacterized protein yields the protein SLYLVRITMEGSKSVLLLMVILGSLMVPAHSRNVVRFCKCQKQTCNMGALFDAVCYCCPGGSCYSTMQDCAPACRCDKLSHAPLNVRDHESVL